One Zeugodacus cucurbitae isolate PBARC_wt_2022May chromosome 3, idZeuCucr1.2, whole genome shotgun sequence genomic region harbors:
- the LOC114804982 gene encoding probable cytochrome P450 6a13: MDIFQVICLTLFLLLITYLRYKYQYWQLLGVPQLKMNFIFGNFFRIKSIHKAELFHEVYREFRGKANLVGTYIFTQPIAVVLDLDLVKSILIKDFHKFTNRFVQRKIGSGVRNNLFSLHGEKWRPLRTKLTPTFTSAKMKFMFSTVVVVARQLEEAFSAHMAKTPSGHVQIHDVMGRFTTDVIGHCAFGVECNSLKDPNVEFRRIGRRIFYPNYLSIRLRTFMLTYPVVFEFMKLFNYKEYAKEIDDFIVQLVRDTVRLREEQNIQRNDFLNMLIELKNTKDVKGVPAMSFDEVASQVFVFFAAGFETSSSNITFGLFELAKNSRIQEKLRAEILSVLEKHNGELTYEGMMEMTYLDQVITETLRKYPVLAALTRIATDDFKIPDTDITLKKGTHIYIPAKEIHYDPEIYDNPEEFRPERFDPEEVEKRHPQAFLGFGDGPRNCIGLRFGRMQVRVGLITLLKSYRFSLPEQTPTELEISKRTTVLVPQTEVWLKAEKL; this comes from the exons ATGGATATCTTTCAAGTTATTTGCTTGACACTGTTCTTACTACTGATCACCTATCTACGCTACAAATATCAATATTGGCAGCTGCTTGGAGTGCCGCAgctgaaaatgaattttatttttggcaacTTTTTCCGCATAAAGAGTATACATAAGGCGGAACTCTTTCACGAAGTGTATAGGGAGTTTCGTGGTAAGGCAAATTTAGTCGGCACATACATTTTCACACAacctattgctgttgttttggaTTTAGACTTGGTTAAGTCTATACTAATTAAAGATTTCCACAAATTTACGAATCGCTTTGTACAACGGAAGATTGGCAGCGGTGTCAGAAATAATCTTTTCAGTCTGCATGGTGAGAAGTGGCGTCCTTTGCGCACGAAGCTTACACCGACCTTCACGTCGGCGAAAATGAAGTTTATGTTTTCCACGGTAGTAGTAGTGGCACGTCAATTGGAAGAGGCTTTCAGTGCTCATATGGCTAAGACGCCAAGTGGTCATGTACAAATACACGATGTGATGGGACGTTTTACAACCGATGTGATTGGTCATTGTGCCTTCGGTGTTGAGTGTAATAGCTTAAAGGATCCAAATGTGGAATTTCGCCGCATAGGCCGCCGTATTTTCTATCCAAATTATCTCTCTATACGTCTACGTACATTTATGCTTACATATCCGGTTGTAtttgaatttatgaaattattcaaTTACAAAGAATATGCTAAAGAAATTGACGATTTCATAGTGCAGCTTGTACGTGACACAGTGCGGCTGCGTGAAGAGCAGAATATTCAGCGTAATGATTTCCTCaatatgttaattgagttgaaaAATACCAAAGACGTGAAAGGCGTACCTGCAATGAGTTTTGATGAGGTTGCCTCACAGGTGTTCGTATTTTTTGCGGCTGGCTTTGAGACCAGCTCCAGTAATATAACCTTTGGGCTATTTGAGTTAGCGAAGAATTCACGAATACAAGAGAAGTTGAGAGCGGAAATTTTGAGTGTTTTGGAGAAGCATAATGGCGAGTTGACCTATGAAGGAATGATGGAGATGACATATTTAGACCAGGTTATAACAG agACTCTCCGTAAATATCCAGTACTCGCTGCTCTCACACGTATCGCCACTGATGATTTCAAAATACCCGATACAGATATCACTCTCAAGAAGGGCACACACATCTACATACCCGCTAAAGAGATACATTATGATCCGGAAATCTATGATAATCCAGAAGAATTCCGCCCAGAGCGCTTTGATCCGGAAGAAGTGGAAAAACGTCATCCACAAGCTTTCCTCGGTTTCGGTGATGGACCACGTAACTGTATTGGCCTACGCTTCGGACGTATGCAAGTGCGTGTTGGTTTGATAACTTTGCTCAAATCTTATCGCTTCAGCTTACCGGAGCAGACACCAACCGAATTAGAGATTTCCAAACGTACTACAGTGCTTGTACCACAGACCGAAGTGTGGCTGAAGGCAGAGAAGCTGTGa